One Caldanaerobius fijiensis DSM 17918 genomic window carries:
- a CDS encoding DUF5696 domain-containing protein: MKRLLMILISLLLIITVNSFGIEAIAEPTTQENLQKGTVVNKIPDGYNLVAESSNIAFYFRNTDGGILLKDKRNGYIWGFPQNLKDSDVNGNKYILKNTQSAFNITYADPAARTLDIMPASVATEKVVITSQPIDNGVKVTYDMVDQKFKITIEYKLEGDDFIVNIPARDIKEYGNLRLVTLELLPYFGAATDRDKGYAFYPDGSGAISYFKSTHPVYFKNYQGDIYGADDINLNENKYNKAEVAMLPVFGLKNGDNAFMGIVTKGEYDATINYSPSGYQVNLNRVSVEFTYRRSYQGALQNGSLTQKLEPHMLKIDRSVTYKFLTGPYANYSGMANAYRQYLIDHHELRQVIKKGDNMPLGLDLFMGIEEHQLLRNKFIPMTTFDQADTILKDIRERGVSDVQVNLVGWNARGYLSYPLHFPVNGALGGTEGLKRLISDVYKMGIKISLQDNYVDIYADYRGFSRKNIAYQANKFLPVTNIWNNRFLESAGYVYDYFNYSIFPDLLRLKVNGITFERFGNFLFYDFNDRYPSTRTQTASYWMKMVNKVREKLGFAAIKGGNAYVLKYADRLYDIPEKDSGYFFSDEAVPFYQMVVHGSIPYSGTPINMFYDPKAQLLKLVEYGYMPYYQLTYRSSNEMMYTDYNELFSSQYTDWVAHAEKYYKKMNEDLKPLWSEYMVDHKKVNDYLYVTTYSNGAKVYVNYSENDVEVDGRTIKGYDYLVVGGGM, translated from the coding sequence GTGAAAAGATTATTGATGATTTTAATATCTTTGTTACTGATTATAACAGTGAATTCCTTTGGCATAGAGGCTATAGCGGAACCAACTACGCAGGAAAATCTACAGAAAGGAACTGTGGTTAATAAAATACCTGATGGTTATAACCTGGTTGCGGAGTCATCTAACATTGCCTTTTATTTCAGGAATACCGATGGAGGAATTTTGCTTAAAGATAAGAGGAATGGATATATATGGGGATTTCCTCAGAATTTAAAAGACAGCGATGTGAATGGAAATAAATATATACTGAAAAACACCCAGTCGGCTTTTAATATCACATATGCTGATCCGGCGGCCAGGACTCTTGATATCATGCCTGCCAGTGTAGCGACTGAAAAAGTTGTAATCACATCCCAACCTATAGATAACGGCGTAAAAGTGACTTATGATATGGTAGATCAAAAATTCAAAATCACTATAGAATACAAGCTTGAAGGAGACGATTTTATCGTAAACATACCGGCCAGGGATATAAAAGAATACGGAAATTTAAGGTTGGTGACATTAGAGCTTTTGCCTTATTTTGGGGCGGCGACGGATAGAGATAAGGGTTATGCTTTTTATCCTGATGGGAGTGGGGCTATTTCATACTTTAAGTCGACACATCCTGTGTACTTTAAGAATTATCAGGGAGACATCTATGGCGCTGATGATATAAATTTAAACGAGAATAAATACAATAAGGCTGAAGTTGCTATGCTGCCCGTATTTGGGTTAAAAAATGGTGATAATGCTTTTATGGGCATTGTTACAAAAGGCGAATATGATGCTACAATAAATTACTCTCCCAGCGGGTATCAGGTTAATTTAAACAGGGTATCGGTAGAATTTACCTACAGGCGAAGCTACCAGGGCGCGCTTCAAAACGGTTCACTGACCCAGAAGTTAGAGCCACATATGCTAAAAATCGACCGAAGCGTCACATATAAATTTTTAACAGGGCCGTATGCTAATTATAGCGGTATGGCTAATGCTTACAGGCAATATCTGATAGATCATCATGAGCTAAGACAGGTAATCAAAAAAGGTGACAATATGCCGCTGGGTTTGGATCTGTTTATGGGTATAGAGGAACATCAATTATTGAGGAATAAATTTATACCTATGACTACATTTGATCAGGCAGACACTATTCTAAAAGATATAAGGGAAAGGGGTGTAAGTGATGTACAGGTAAACCTTGTGGGCTGGAATGCTAGGGGTTATCTATCCTATCCTCTGCATTTTCCTGTGAATGGCGCGTTGGGTGGAACAGAGGGGTTAAAAAGGCTTATTAGCGATGTATATAAAATGGGAATAAAGATATCATTACAGGATAATTACGTAGATATATATGCAGATTACAGAGGATTTTCGCGAAAGAATATTGCGTATCAGGCAAATAAATTTTTACCTGTTACCAATATATGGAATAACAGATTTTTAGAGAGCGCCGGATATGTTTATGATTATTTTAATTACAGTATATTTCCTGATTTATTGAGGCTTAAAGTGAATGGCATTACCTTTGAACGTTTTGGAAACTTTCTTTTCTATGATTTTAACGATAGATATCCTTCTACACGAACTCAGACGGCCAGTTATTGGATGAAGATGGTAAATAAAGTCAGAGAAAAGCTGGGTTTTGCAGCCATAAAAGGTGGAAACGCTTATGTTTTAAAGTACGCTGATAGGCTCTATGACATACCAGAAAAAGATTCAGGATATTTTTTCAGCGACGAAGCCGTTCCTTTCTATCAGATGGTAGTGCATGGCTCCATACCTTACTCAGGTACACCTATTAATATGTTCTATGATCCTAAAGCACAACTGTTAAAGCTGGTGGAATACGGCTATATGCCTTATTATCAACTGACGTATAGGTCGTCCAATGAAATGATGTATACAGACTATAATGAGTTATTTAGCTCACAGTACACCGATTGGGTGGCTCATGCGGAAAAGTATTACAAGAAAATGAATGAGGACCTTAAACCATTATGGTCGGAATATATGGTTGACCATAAGAAGGTTAACGATTATTTGTATGTTACCACGTACAGCAATGGTGCAAAGGTATATGTAAACTATAGCGAAAACGACGTTGAGGTGGATGGCCGTACTATTAAAGGGTATGATTACCTGGTAGTTGGAGGTGGCATGTGA
- a CDS encoding carbohydrate ABC transporter permease, whose product MFRKPRLTPGWVFTYIFMGALVCFTMLPIVYMISTAFKPMDELFLFPPEFFVRRPTLRNFYDLLTALSSFTVPFSRYLFNSLFTTTATVLGTLIISSFGAYALSKFKLPGANTMFNIIIAALMFSPQVTQIPTYLLISKMGLVNTYWALILPKIAVAYNIFLMKQFIDQIPDSLIEAARIDGANEWEIFWKVVMPTCKPAWSTLIVFSFVSNWNDYFSPLVFTTSEQMKNLTLAIQTIGTSIARSGAMAAATFLMTMPTIIIFVIMQKKVMDTMIYSGIKS is encoded by the coding sequence ATGTTTCGCAAACCAAGACTTACACCGGGATGGGTATTTACGTATATTTTCATGGGCGCACTGGTTTGTTTTACGATGTTGCCTATTGTTTACATGATTTCAACTGCTTTTAAACCCATGGACGAACTCTTTTTGTTCCCTCCTGAATTTTTTGTGCGAAGGCCTACGTTGAGGAATTTTTACGATCTTCTTACGGCTTTGAGCAGCTTTACAGTGCCATTTTCCAGGTATTTGTTCAACAGTCTTTTTACAACTACAGCAACAGTGCTGGGAACCCTTATAATAAGTAGTTTTGGTGCTTATGCACTATCAAAATTTAAGCTTCCAGGTGCCAACACTATGTTTAATATCATTATTGCAGCCCTTATGTTCTCGCCACAGGTTACGCAGATACCTACATATCTTTTGATATCCAAAATGGGGCTTGTAAATACATACTGGGCTTTAATCCTTCCAAAAATCGCTGTGGCCTACAATATATTCTTAATGAAACAATTTATCGACCAGATTCCTGATTCATTAATAGAAGCAGCCCGCATAGATGGCGCTAACGAATGGGAGATATTCTGGAAGGTGGTTATGCCTACATGCAAACCGGCATGGTCTACCCTTATTGTGTTTTCTTTCGTGTCCAACTGGAACGATTATTTCAGCCCGCTGGTATTTACCACATCGGAACAGATGAAAAATCTGACACTGGCTATCCAGACTATAGGTACAAGCATAGCCCGATCGGGTGCTATGGCTGCAGCTACGTTTTTAATGACTATGCCTACAATCATCATATTTGTGATCATGCAGAAAAAGGTTATGGATACAATGATATACTCAGGTATAAAGTCCTGA
- a CDS encoding ABC transporter substrate-binding protein: MSNVRRLFSIIMIIAMIGALLLSGCGSKNTKQTTSSGEKNKSSQGASQETKNTNTSEVTEVTFWHSDWGVNYMNHLKATLVDTFNKTHKNVQVKLVIMPNGDGVTGFDKKITAAIAGGSPPDVLYIDRFAVGEWAAKGLIEDISDLVKRDGINADDYYKACWDETIFNGKQYAMPYITDARGLFYNKTLFKKAGLDPSSPPKTIDELDQMAEKLTVKDANGNYTQLGYVPWWDQSGGSIYDIGFRFGGKFIDDKGNLTPNDPNLVKALEWAVGYAKKYGYDKVNQMPGQLKLTRDAFSSGRLAMMYNGNFAIPSLVDPKNKVSFEWDTAPFPTVPGVDSASWGGGFSMAIPKGAKHRDAAWEFIKWATGKEGQMSVLKNFDANGNQLSAMPSVNEAYVNNWDPRYQVFVKELLPKNHYRPVTPVGQTLWNLLWDAKEKAYQGKGDPKALLDDVKKKIDAELAKPIYER, from the coding sequence ATGTCAAATGTAAGAAGGCTTTTTAGCATTATTATGATTATTGCGATGATAGGTGCATTATTGCTTTCGGGATGTGGCAGCAAAAACACAAAGCAGACGACATCAAGTGGTGAAAAGAATAAAAGCTCTCAAGGCGCTTCACAGGAGACCAAAAACACCAATACGAGTGAAGTAACTGAGGTGACTTTCTGGCATTCTGATTGGGGCGTTAATTACATGAATCACCTTAAAGCAACTCTTGTGGATACCTTTAATAAAACACACAAGAATGTTCAGGTAAAGTTGGTCATTATGCCCAATGGCGATGGGGTTACAGGTTTTGACAAAAAGATCACGGCTGCTATTGCAGGTGGAAGCCCTCCGGATGTGCTGTATATTGATAGGTTTGCTGTTGGAGAATGGGCAGCAAAGGGTCTTATTGAGGATATATCCGATCTCGTGAAAAGGGATGGCATAAATGCTGATGATTACTATAAAGCGTGTTGGGATGAAACTATATTTAACGGTAAACAGTATGCCATGCCATATATCACCGATGCTCGTGGGCTTTTCTACAATAAGACGCTTTTTAAGAAGGCGGGCTTGGATCCTAGCAGTCCTCCCAAGACTATAGATGAACTGGATCAGATGGCTGAGAAATTGACGGTGAAAGACGCTAATGGAAATTATACACAACTGGGATACGTGCCATGGTGGGATCAATCAGGTGGATCAATATATGATATTGGTTTTCGCTTTGGTGGTAAATTTATTGATGATAAAGGGAATCTTACGCCCAATGATCCTAATCTCGTGAAGGCCTTGGAGTGGGCAGTAGGGTACGCTAAAAAATATGGTTATGACAAGGTAAATCAAATGCCAGGTCAACTGAAATTAACAAGAGATGCATTTTCATCGGGAAGATTAGCAATGATGTATAATGGCAATTTTGCTATACCTTCACTGGTGGATCCTAAAAATAAAGTGTCTTTTGAGTGGGATACGGCTCCTTTCCCGACCGTCCCTGGCGTGGACTCAGCTTCATGGGGTGGTGGATTTTCCATGGCGATACCTAAAGGCGCAAAACATAGGGATGCAGCGTGGGAATTTATTAAATGGGCTACCGGTAAAGAAGGCCAGATGTCGGTACTGAAAAATTTTGATGCTAATGGCAATCAGCTCTCAGCTATGCCTTCGGTGAATGAAGCTTATGTAAACAATTGGGATCCCAGATATCAGGTATTTGTGAAAGAATTGCTTCCAAAGAATCACTATAGGCCTGTTACACCAGTGGGGCAGACCTTATGGAATTTATTGTGGGATGCGAAAGAAAAGGCTTATCAAGGCAAAGGCGATCCCAAGGCATTACTGGATGACGTAAAGAAAAAGATAGATGCTGAATTGGCAAAGCCCATATACGAGAGATGA
- a CDS encoding carbohydrate ABC transporter permease: protein MGVQTKGNILIPAWKVNFRHMLKEANRNKAGYFFLAPFLILFIVFTVLPVFDAMRLSFTYYNLLQPARWIGITNYKLLFTDDDVFLIALKNTFLFSLIVGPIGYLLSFVMAWVINQLKFKTGFALAFYAPSITSGIAMSTVWLYFFSNDRYGFINNILMNLGIITEPIMWTTNPKTILPVVMIISLWMSMGTGFLVFLAGLQNVPQELYEAGIIDGIKSRFQELWFITLPMMKPQLLFGAVNAIVGSFGVFDIAVSVAGMPSPDYAAHTIVAHLFDYAFIRFEMGYASAIAMFLFIVTFLLGRICMRVFSSKDEL, encoded by the coding sequence ATGGGGGTTCAAACCAAGGGAAATATTTTGATACCTGCATGGAAGGTTAATTTTCGCCACATGCTAAAAGAGGCTAATAGAAATAAAGCAGGATACTTTTTTTTAGCACCGTTTTTGATCCTGTTTATCGTTTTTACGGTATTGCCTGTTTTTGATGCCATGAGACTGAGTTTTACCTACTACAATCTCCTCCAGCCTGCCCGCTGGATTGGCATAACCAATTATAAGCTGCTGTTTACTGACGATGACGTATTTTTGATCGCATTAAAGAATACGTTTTTGTTTTCACTGATCGTGGGTCCCATAGGTTATCTGCTGTCCTTTGTAATGGCATGGGTCATAAACCAGCTGAAGTTCAAGACGGGTTTTGCTCTGGCGTTTTATGCGCCTTCTATCACCAGCGGTATAGCGATGTCTACTGTATGGCTTTATTTCTTTTCTAACGATAGATACGGTTTTATCAACAATATTTTGATGAATTTGGGAATTATAACAGAGCCCATTATGTGGACTACAAATCCAAAAACCATCCTGCCCGTGGTCATGATTATATCTCTGTGGATGAGTATGGGTACAGGATTTTTGGTGTTTTTAGCAGGATTACAAAATGTACCTCAGGAACTGTATGAAGCAGGGATAATAGATGGTATAAAAAGTCGTTTTCAGGAACTGTGGTTTATTACACTGCCTATGATGAAACCTCAATTACTCTTTGGCGCCGTCAACGCCATTGTGGGTTCTTTTGGCGTTTTTGATATTGCCGTATCTGTGGCGGGAATGCCCAGCCCTGATTACGCAGCTCACACCATTGTGGCTCATTTGTTTGATTATGCGTTTATAAGGTTTGAAATGGGATATGCTTCAGCTATAGCTATGTTTCTGTTTATAGTTACCTTCTTGCTGGGCCGAATTTGCATGAGAGTATTCTCATCTAAAGATGAACTGTGA